From the Roseibium salinum genome, one window contains:
- a CDS encoding LysE family translocator has translation MPIDLWLVFVAVSLIPAISPGPAVMLAISNTLRFGRNATLASATGNAVGLVVIGYAVALGFGALMATSAVAFTVLKLIGAAYLIYLGIKVWRDKSGFHLQDGLPAARNSGWKLFLQAFLVSVTNPKAILVITALFPQFMRPDGIDLAEISILSFTYAALCFLNHATIAFAGAHMRRFLTSARRMRWVRRITGGLFVGFGTALATASR, from the coding sequence ATGCCCATCGATCTCTGGCTCGTCTTCGTCGCCGTCTCGCTGATCCCCGCGATCAGCCCGGGCCCCGCCGTCATGCTGGCGATTTCCAATACGCTTCGCTTCGGCCGGAACGCGACGCTTGCCTCCGCCACCGGCAATGCCGTCGGCCTTGTGGTGATCGGCTACGCCGTCGCCCTCGGTTTCGGAGCCCTGATGGCAACGTCGGCGGTCGCCTTCACGGTGCTGAAACTCATCGGCGCGGCCTATCTGATTTATCTCGGCATCAAGGTCTGGCGCGACAAGTCCGGCTTTCACCTCCAGGACGGCCTGCCCGCGGCACGCAACAGCGGCTGGAAGCTGTTCCTGCAGGCGTTTCTGGTATCGGTGACCAATCCCAAGGCCATCCTCGTAATCACCGCGCTCTTTCCGCAATTCATGCGGCCCGACGGCATCGACTTGGCCGAGATCTCGATCCTCTCCTTCACCTACGCCGCGCTTTGCTTCCTCAACCATGCGACTATCGCATTCGCCGGCGCACATATGCGCCGCTTCCTGACGTCCGCCAGGCGCATGCGTTGGGTGCGCCGGATCACCGGCGGACTGTTCGTCGGCTTCGGCACGGCGCTCGCGACAGCCTCCCGCTGA
- a CDS encoding pyridoxine 5'-phosphate synthase has translation MPSVSRLSVNVNAVAMLRNRRDLPWPSVIGLAAIAMEAGAKGITVHPRPDERHIRKSDVFDLAELIEDRFPNKELCLEGYPSDDFLKLVEDARPEQVLFVPDAPDQTTSDHGWDFAKDTGALESAIAAVREWAVTVSLFCDPDPAAPEHAARIGAERIEIYTGPFGACYDDPAQAARELDRVVAAAEAARACGLGVNAGHDLTVENIPALIARAPFIREMSIGHGFTADALVYGFGASVQRFRRAMGEL, from the coding sequence ATGCCTTCCGTCTCCCGTCTCTCCGTGAACGTCAATGCCGTCGCTATGCTGCGCAACCGCCGCGACCTGCCGTGGCCGAGCGTGATCGGCCTTGCGGCGATTGCGATGGAAGCCGGAGCGAAAGGGATTACCGTTCATCCGCGCCCCGACGAACGCCATATCCGCAAGTCGGATGTGTTCGACCTGGCGGAGTTGATCGAAGACCGCTTTCCCAACAAGGAATTGTGCCTGGAAGGCTATCCTTCCGACGATTTTCTCAAACTGGTGGAAGATGCCCGGCCGGAGCAGGTGCTCTTCGTGCCGGACGCGCCGGACCAGACCACATCCGACCACGGCTGGGATTTTGCAAAGGACACCGGTGCACTGGAAAGCGCGATTGCCGCTGTCAGGGAATGGGCCGTCACCGTCTCGCTTTTCTGCGATCCGGATCCCGCCGCTCCTGAACACGCCGCTCGGATCGGGGCTGAACGCATCGAGATCTACACCGGGCCCTTTGGCGCCTGTTATGACGACCCTGCCCAGGCCGCGAGGGAACTGGATCGAGTTGTCGCCGCAGCAGAAGCCGCGCGTGCGTGCGGACTGGGCGTCAATGCCGGACACGACCTGACGGTCGAGAACATTCCGGCGCTGATCGCCAGGGCCCCCTTCATTCGCGAAATGTCCATCGGCCACGGCTTCACCGCGGACGCACTGGTCTACGGGTTCGGGGCGAGCGTCCAGCGCTTCAGGAGAGCCATGGGTGAACTGTGA
- a CDS encoding SDR family oxidoreductase, translated as MTEAVSTRRMVILGGYGVFGGRLAEALLRSSRFEVIVAGRSLEQAERFCAQTGGTPAVLDREAADFPAALAALSPFITVDAAGPFQAYGGNLYRVAEAALKTGSHYLDLADDGAFTRGIHALDRQAKAAGCVVLSGVSSVPALSSAAVETLKTDFTRLDLIESTILPGNRAPRGLSVIRAILAQAGRPLVITRDGIRQTVSGWSGLRKRRLGRAGDGGLPPRWSSFIGAPDLILFPDHYGARTVLFRAGLELPLMHLGLWGLSWLVRLGLIRSLEHAAKALQWTANRLKPLGTDRGGMEVRVCGSDLQGRPLSRCWTLIAEAGDGPHIPAVAATVLCERISGDAVQPGARPCLGEFTLREADAAMAPLNVRTFMSADTRPTLFQQVLGDTFANLPQPIQALHTVYDRRHWAGQAKVTRGRSLLGNLLCRMVGFPPEAAETPVSVGIDRHQDGETWRRCFGSKAFTSHLCARDDTGSGHIRERFGLVRFDIDLHLEDGQLHYPVRRGTLLGLPLPKWLLPVSAATEFVTDDRFHFDVKLSLPGIGLLVHYQGWLEEARPEDLRPSGAVHAEALNCRPGVTPRRTERAEP; from the coding sequence TTGACTGAAGCAGTTTCGACCCGGCGGATGGTGATCCTCGGCGGATATGGGGTTTTCGGCGGCAGGTTGGCCGAAGCGTTGCTTCGTTCATCCCGGTTCGAGGTGATCGTCGCCGGGCGCAGCCTTGAACAGGCGGAACGCTTCTGTGCGCAAACTGGCGGGACGCCGGCTGTGCTGGACCGTGAGGCAGCGGATTTTCCGGCTGCCCTGGCTGCGCTGTCACCGTTCATCACCGTGGATGCGGCCGGTCCCTTCCAGGCCTATGGCGGCAATCTCTACCGGGTGGCCGAGGCCGCACTGAAAACCGGCAGCCACTATCTCGATCTGGCGGACGACGGCGCATTCACGAGAGGCATCCACGCGCTCGACCGGCAGGCGAAAGCGGCCGGCTGCGTAGTGCTGTCAGGCGTGTCGAGTGTTCCGGCGCTATCCTCGGCCGCCGTGGAAACGCTAAAAACGGACTTCACGCGCCTGGATCTGATCGAGAGCACCATCCTGCCCGGCAACCGTGCCCCGCGCGGGCTGTCCGTCATCCGGGCGATCCTTGCGCAAGCGGGCCGGCCGCTCGTCATCACGAGAGACGGTATTCGCCAGACGGTGTCCGGCTGGTCGGGCCTTCGGAAACGCAGGCTCGGGCGTGCGGGCGATGGCGGCCTGCCGCCACGTTGGTCGTCCTTCATAGGCGCTCCGGATCTCATCCTGTTTCCGGATCACTATGGCGCGCGGACGGTTCTGTTCCGCGCCGGCCTGGAACTGCCGCTCATGCATCTCGGCCTCTGGGGCCTTTCCTGGCTGGTCAGGCTCGGGCTGATCCGCTCGCTGGAACATGCCGCAAAGGCCCTTCAATGGACCGCGAACCGGCTGAAACCGCTCGGCACCGACCGCGGCGGCATGGAAGTCAGGGTTTGCGGATCCGATCTCCAGGGGCGGCCCCTTTCGCGCTGCTGGACGCTGATTGCCGAGGCCGGTGACGGGCCGCACATTCCGGCGGTCGCTGCCACGGTTCTTTGCGAACGGATTTCCGGAGACGCCGTGCAACCGGGTGCTCGCCCCTGCCTGGGCGAATTTACGCTTCGCGAAGCAGACGCCGCGATGGCGCCTCTCAATGTCAGAACATTCATGTCGGCCGATACGCGGCCAACGCTGTTCCAGCAGGTCCTCGGCGACACCTTCGCTAATTTGCCGCAGCCGATCCAGGCGCTGCACACGGTCTATGACCGCCGCCACTGGGCGGGACAGGCCAAGGTGACCAGGGGCCGCTCGCTCCTTGGCAATCTGCTGTGCCGGATGGTCGGGTTTCCGCCCGAGGCGGCAGAGACGCCCGTGAGCGTAGGGATCGACCGACACCAGGACGGCGAAACCTGGCGACGCTGTTTCGGCAGCAAGGCATTCACGTCGCACCTGTGTGCAAGGGACGACACCGGGTCGGGCCATATCCGTGAACGATTCGGCCTGGTGAGGTTCGACATCGATCTTCATCTTGAAGACGGACAGCTTCACTATCCGGTTCGCCGCGGAACGCTCCTGGGGCTGCCCCTGCCGAAATGGCTCCTTCCGGTCAGTGCAGCGACGGAGTTCGTAACGGACGACAGGTTTCACTTCGATGTAAAACTTTCCCTGCCGGGGATCGGTTTGCTGGTTCACTATCAGGGCTGGCTTGAAGAGGCTCGGCCGGAAGACCTGCGCCCTTCCGGCGCCGTTCACGCTGAGGCTTTGAATTGCCGGCCCGGCGTGACACCGAGGAGAACGGAGCGCGCCGAACCATGA
- a CDS encoding thiol-disulfide oxidoreductase DCC family protein: MILPRDEKPVTGNLIVFDAICVLCSGFARFMATHDKNAGFRFVDAHSETGRALYRRYGLDPDLMESNIVILDGNAYTRMASFTAAMRSLGWPWRLFTVLDLLPAKVADWLYDRIAQNRYRVGWRSCPLPSQEIKDRLID, encoded by the coding sequence ATGATTCTGCCCCGGGATGAAAAACCCGTCACCGGCAATCTGATCGTCTTCGACGCCATCTGTGTCCTGTGTTCCGGCTTTGCGCGGTTCATGGCGACCCACGACAAGAATGCAGGCTTCAGGTTCGTGGATGCCCATTCCGAAACCGGCCGCGCGCTCTACCGCCGCTACGGTCTCGATCCGGACCTGATGGAGAGCAATATCGTCATCCTGGACGGCAACGCCTATACAAGGATGGCCTCGTTCACCGCCGCAATGCGCAGTCTCGGCTGGCCGTGGCGGCTTTTCACCGTCCTTGATCTCCTGCCCGCAAAAGTCGCCGACTGGCTCTATGACCGAATCGCGCAGAACCGCTATCGTGTCGGCTGGCGCTCATGTCCCCTTCCCTCCCAAGAGATCAAGGACCGGCTGATTGACTGA
- a CDS encoding sensor domain-containing diguanylate cyclase: protein MAIYNAFLMFAQAAVYFAVMMSLLRVRGTIGIGVFMCALGVMHFLETYLASVFYIQLPFGIVSPGSTVLFSGKLLMILLLYIREDALVARQPIYGLLIGNFLIVALVMILRNHDTVVVTDGRIPDIAFVDEMGLLMVWGTILLFIDSIAIIVLYERIGVWVGRNPALRFLICGAAVLTFDQAGFFLALHYVSGAPWHVFFGGWVAKMIATVVYTGFFVAYLKFFNDERGWLTNRPLKDVFQVLTYRERYEDLLEATSYDHLTGTLHRRQYDQEAPEILARSLKDGRTLSLLVIDIDHFKQVNDRHGHQVGDKVLTTIARMLKENLRSDDHLYRVGGEEFVLLCERLPAEGAVSMAERIRKSIERFSTIYLPEKVTVSIGISSAPVDGENIEDLFQRADVRLYEAKKQGRNRVAGP from the coding sequence ATGGCGATCTACAATGCGTTTCTCATGTTCGCCCAGGCGGCGGTTTATTTCGCGGTGATGATGAGCCTGCTTCGCGTCCGCGGGACGATCGGTATCGGCGTTTTCATGTGCGCGCTCGGCGTCATGCACTTCCTGGAAACCTATCTCGCCAGTGTCTTCTATATCCAGTTGCCGTTCGGGATCGTCTCGCCGGGATCGACCGTACTGTTTTCCGGCAAGCTGCTGATGATCCTCCTGCTCTATATCCGCGAAGACGCGCTGGTGGCGCGCCAACCGATCTATGGCCTGCTGATCGGCAATTTTCTGATCGTCGCTCTGGTCATGATCCTGAGAAACCACGATACGGTCGTCGTCACCGACGGCCGCATTCCGGACATCGCCTTCGTGGACGAAATGGGCCTCCTGATGGTCTGGGGAACCATCCTGCTGTTCATCGATTCCATTGCGATCATCGTCCTCTACGAGCGAATAGGGGTCTGGGTCGGCCGCAATCCGGCGCTGCGGTTCCTGATTTGCGGCGCCGCGGTCCTGACATTCGACCAGGCCGGCTTTTTCCTGGCGCTGCACTATGTCTCCGGCGCGCCGTGGCATGTATTCTTCGGCGGCTGGGTCGCCAAGATGATTGCGACCGTTGTCTATACCGGGTTCTTCGTCGCCTACCTGAAGTTCTTCAATGACGAGCGGGGCTGGCTGACCAACCGGCCATTGAAAGACGTTTTCCAGGTGCTGACTTACCGCGAGCGCTACGAAGACCTTCTGGAGGCGACCTCCTACGACCACCTGACCGGAACCCTGCATCGCCGCCAGTACGACCAGGAAGCGCCGGAAATCCTGGCGCGGAGCCTGAAGGACGGCCGGACCCTTTCCCTCCTGGTAATCGATATCGACCATTTCAAGCAGGTGAACGACCGCCACGGCCATCAGGTCGGCGACAAGGTTCTGACGACCATTGCCCGGATGTTGAAGGAGAACCTGCGCTCGGACGATCATCTCTACCGGGTCGGCGGCGAGGAGTTCGTCCTGCTGTGCGAGCGCCTGCCTGCCGAGGGAGCCGTCTCGATGGCCGAACGGATCAGGAAGAGCATCGAGCGGTTCAGCACCATTTATCTGCCCGAAAAGGTTACCGTCAGCATCGGGATCTCCAGTGCGCCGGTGGACGGCGAAAACATAGAGGACCTGTTCCAGCGGGCTGATGTTCGCCTTTACGAGGCAAAGAAACAGGGCCGGAACCGGGTGGCCGGTCCGTGA
- the serA gene encoding phosphoglycerate dehydrogenase: MNHGLSRPKNQIRWLLLEGISPTARAVLEKNGYNNVEVLPGALDKDALIEKLQGVQMLGIRSRTQVTDEILDAAKSLVAVGCFSVGTNQVDLHGALTRGIPVFNAPFSNTRSVAELTIAEIVMLMRGIFPKSSAAHEGRWMKSAAGSHEVRGKTLGIIGYGNIGTQLSNLAEAMGMRVIYFDLVDKLQHGNVMPTETLEELLGESDVVSLHVPDTQETRNMFGADQIAAMKKGAFLINNARGKVIDIEALAAALKSGHLAGAAIDVFPVEPKSNKDEFFSPLRGLENVILTPHIGGSTEEAQARIGEEVCKRLVEYSDVGSTIGAVSFPQVQLPKGTDATRFIQVHHNAPGAMRTLNDLFTRHNLNISAQYLQSYQDIGYVVMDVDSPVEDPVKILEEIRTLPNTIRARLLNRV, from the coding sequence ATGAATCACGGTCTTTCCCGACCGAAAAATCAGATCCGCTGGCTGCTGCTGGAAGGCATTTCGCCGACCGCGCGCGCGGTTCTGGAAAAGAACGGTTACAACAACGTGGAAGTCCTGCCAGGCGCATTGGACAAGGACGCCCTCATTGAAAAGCTGCAGGGCGTCCAGATGCTCGGCATCCGCTCGCGCACCCAGGTAACGGACGAAATACTCGATGCGGCCAAGAGCCTTGTCGCGGTCGGCTGTTTCTCCGTCGGCACCAACCAGGTGGACCTGCACGGCGCGCTGACCCGCGGAATTCCCGTCTTTAACGCCCCCTTCTCCAACACCCGCTCGGTGGCCGAGCTGACGATCGCCGAGATCGTCATGCTGATGCGCGGCATCTTCCCCAAATCCTCCGCCGCCCATGAGGGCCGCTGGATGAAGAGCGCCGCCGGCTCCCATGAGGTGCGCGGCAAGACCCTCGGCATCATCGGCTACGGCAATATCGGCACCCAGCTGTCGAACCTGGCCGAAGCCATGGGGATGCGGGTCATCTATTTCGATCTGGTCGACAAGCTTCAGCACGGCAACGTGATGCCGACGGAGACGCTGGAGGAACTGCTCGGGGAATCCGATGTCGTTTCGCTCCACGTGCCGGACACGCAGGAGACGCGCAACATGTTCGGCGCGGATCAGATTGCCGCAATGAAGAAGGGCGCGTTCCTGATCAACAACGCCCGCGGCAAGGTGATCGATATCGAGGCCCTGGCCGCGGCCCTGAAGTCGGGCCATCTGGCGGGTGCGGCCATCGACGTCTTTCCGGTCGAACCCAAATCCAACAAGGACGAGTTCTTCTCCCCGCTGCGCGGCCTCGAAAACGTTATCCTGACGCCGCATATCGGCGGATCGACGGAAGAGGCGCAGGCCCGGATCGGCGAGGAAGTCTGCAAGCGGCTGGTCGAATATTCCGATGTCGGCTCCACCATCGGCGCCGTCTCCTTCCCCCAGGTTCAACTGCCCAAGGGCACGGACGCGACGCGCTTCATCCAGGTGCATCACAACGCCCCCGGCGCCATGCGCACGCTCAACGACCTCTTCACCCGGCACAACCTGAACATCTCCGCCCAGTATCTGCAGTCCTACCAGGACATCGGCTACGTGGTCATGGACGTGGACAGCCCGGTCGAAGATCCGGTGAAGATCCTGGAAGAAATCCGCACCCTGCCGAATACCATCCGGGCCAGACTGCTCAACCGGGTCTGA
- a CDS encoding ArsR/SmtB family transcription factor, whose amino-acid sequence MSSTDDSDRIFKALADHRRRHILDLLKDSPKTTGALCAAFPDLDRCTVMQHMRVLEAADLIIVQRKGRERWNYLNALPIKKIHDRWIGEYAENAVNMLDRLKSDLETPPN is encoded by the coding sequence ATGTCAAGCACAGATGATTCGGACCGGATTTTCAAGGCGCTGGCGGATCACCGCCGCCGGCACATCCTCGATCTCCTGAAGGACAGCCCCAAGACGACGGGGGCGCTCTGCGCCGCGTTTCCCGACCTGGACCGCTGCACGGTCATGCAGCACATGCGGGTTCTGGAGGCGGCGGACCTCATCATCGTCCAGCGCAAGGGACGGGAGCGCTGGAACTATCTCAACGCTCTGCCGATCAAGAAAATCCACGACCGGTGGATCGGCGAATATGCGGAAAACGCGGTCAACATGCTGGACCGGCTCAAATCCGATCTGGAGACGCCCCCGAACTGA
- a CDS encoding SRPBCC family protein, giving the protein MGLSFKIAGRIAKPVSEVFEAVANPDRLSAYFTTGGAEGRLETGVTVYWDFADFPGRFPVKVTRVVKDKEIVLQWAAHESGEVSSSGVMPEAANYDTMVTMAFEPLDDGRTLVTISEEGWRDTPGGLKASYGNCEGWTQMLCALKGWVEHGVNLREGFYK; this is encoded by the coding sequence ATGGGACTGTCATTCAAGATCGCGGGCCGCATTGCAAAACCCGTTTCCGAGGTTTTCGAAGCCGTGGCCAATCCGGACCGGCTGTCGGCCTATTTCACCACGGGCGGTGCCGAGGGGCGGCTGGAAACCGGCGTGACCGTCTACTGGGATTTCGCAGATTTTCCGGGCCGTTTTCCGGTCAAGGTGACGCGGGTCGTCAAGGACAAGGAAATCGTGCTGCAATGGGCCGCGCATGAAAGCGGCGAGGTGAGTTCCTCGGGCGTGATGCCCGAAGCGGCGAACTACGACACCATGGTGACCATGGCCTTCGAGCCGCTTGATGACGGGCGCACACTGGTGACCATCAGCGAGGAAGGCTGGCGCGATACGCCCGGCGGCCTGAAAGCCTCCTACGGCAACTGCGAGGGCTGGACCCAGATGCTGTGTGCCTTGAAGGGCTGGGTCGAACACGGCGTCAATCTGCGGGAAGGCTTCTACAAGTAG
- a CDS encoding arylamine N-acetyltransferase family protein — protein MSFDLAPYLHRIGLESCSADLAGLRQLQSAQISAIPFENVLPFSGRVPDLAGESLWRKLVDERCGGFCFELNSLLGNALEAVGFTSRKVLARVRMGEAEGGARTHLAFVVALDGQEWLVDAGFGGRAPAEPVRIAEGEEQPIRDQVYRIRFDETPGEHVLERKTVDGWFPLYGFDRVDVRQADIEAANYLCATSPDLSFSSTMKFYRLTDDGWISFLDGRARFVGTGGKEERDILALEDLTHFMRQDLGLGYGDDVIRAIATRLNSVTSAA, from the coding sequence ATGTCCTTTGACCTTGCCCCCTACCTCCACCGGATTGGCCTTGAAAGCTGCAGCGCCGATCTGGCGGGCCTCAGACAGCTTCAATCAGCGCAGATCAGCGCAATTCCCTTTGAAAACGTCCTCCCCTTTTCCGGCCGGGTTCCCGACCTTGCCGGGGAGAGCCTGTGGCGGAAGCTCGTCGACGAGCGCTGCGGCGGCTTCTGCTTCGAACTGAACTCGCTGCTCGGCAATGCCCTCGAGGCGGTCGGTTTCACGTCCCGAAAGGTGCTTGCGCGCGTGCGCATGGGCGAGGCGGAAGGCGGTGCCAGAACCCATCTGGCCTTCGTCGTGGCCCTGGACGGGCAGGAATGGCTTGTCGATGCCGGCTTCGGCGGCCGGGCCCCGGCCGAACCGGTCCGCATTGCGGAGGGTGAAGAACAGCCGATCAGGGATCAGGTCTACCGCATACGCTTCGATGAAACCCCCGGCGAGCACGTGCTGGAACGCAAGACGGTTGATGGCTGGTTTCCGCTCTACGGCTTTGACCGGGTGGACGTGCGGCAGGCGGATATCGAGGCGGCCAATTATCTGTGCGCCACGTCGCCCGATCTTTCCTTTTCCTCGACCATGAAATTCTACCGGCTGACTGACGATGGCTGGATCAGCTTCCTGGACGGACGCGCCCGTTTCGTCGGCACTGGCGGCAAAGAGGAACGGGACATCCTGGCACTGGAGGACCTGACGCATTTCATGCGCCAGGATCTCGGTCTCGGCTACGGCGACGACGTGATCCGCGCCATCGCCACCCGCCTCAACAGCGTCACAAGCGCGGCCTAG
- the ilvN gene encoding acetolactate synthase small subunit produces MNAQNVDAPSAYFLAEVSNETETHTLSLLVDNEPGVLARVIGLFSGRGYNIDSLTVSETEHERHLSRITIVTTGTPMIIEQIRHQLDRLVPVHRVTDLTVRARRANQDKPLERELALVKVTGTGDKRLEALRLGDAFRATVIDATTEHFVFEITGRTSKIEQFISIMKPLGLVEVSRTGVAAVQRGPEGL; encoded by the coding sequence ATGAACGCACAGAATGTGGATGCCCCTTCCGCCTATTTCCTGGCCGAAGTCAGCAACGAGACCGAAACACACACCCTGTCCCTGCTCGTCGACAACGAGCCGGGGGTCCTTGCCCGGGTGATCGGCCTGTTCTCCGGCCGCGGCTACAATATCGACAGCCTGACGGTGTCGGAAACCGAACACGAAAGGCACCTGTCCCGGATCACCATCGTGACCACGGGCACGCCGATGATCATCGAACAGATCCGCCATCAGCTCGACCGTCTGGTGCCCGTCCACCGCGTCACCGACCTCACCGTGCGCGCCCGCCGCGCCAACCAGGACAAGCCGCTGGAGCGCGAACTGGCCCTGGTCAAGGTGACCGGCACCGGCGACAAGCGCCTGGAAGCCCTGCGCCTGGGCGACGCCTTCCGCGCAACGGTGATCGACGCGACCACCGAGCATTTCGTCTTCGAGATCACCGGCCGGACGTCGAAGATCGAGCAATTCATCTCCATCATGAAGCCGCTCGGCCTGGTGGAAGTCTCCCGCACCGGCGTCGCGGCCGTGCAGCGCGGGCCGGAAGGGCTGTAA